The Lutibacter sp. A64 genome segment AAAACGGGATTACTTTAAAAAATAGTTTTGAAATAGAAAAAATAAAAATTGGCAATCCATTTATTGATATTGAAGCTAAAGATTTAGAAGGAAATATTGTAAAACTTTCAGATTTTAAAGGCAAAATAATTGTTTTAGATTTCTGGGCATATTGGTGTCATTACTGTCACGAACAGAATCAAGAAGAATTTCCAAAACTTAAGGAGAAATACAAGAATGAAGATTTTGTGATTATAAGTTATTCAGTTGATGTAAATAAACAAGATTGGGAAAAATCTAGTAAATCTGATAATATTGACTGGGTTAATATTTCTAATTTAGAAGGTGTAACTGATAAATATGTAACTCAATATGGAGTCCAAGGATATCCAACAAGTTTTATTATTGATAAAGATGGAACTGTTCTCAAACAAATTAGCGGCTATGTCTATAATGCTCTTGAATCTGAATTAGATAAAATATTCTCTCGCGAAGAATAGACACACTCTTGAGTGTCTTTAAATGTTCGGGGCAGGGCAGAACGTGAAAAAAATGTTTAGTAAACATTTTTAGTGAATGAGCCAGAAGGCGCGAAGGCATTAAATTTATTATGAAAAAACAATTTTTAAATTTAGGAAAAGCTTTAAATAAAGCTGAACAAAAACAAATTTTTGGAGGAGTTTCAGACGGTTGTCGTATTGCAGTCAGAAACTCAGATGGTTCTTTTGCTCACTGGTCAACTCCTGTATATTTTTATGAAGAAGTAGAAGGGGATTATGCCTCTGGAACAGTATATTCAGATGGAAGTTATGCTTCTGGTTATAGCTGTGCAAGTTGTTAATAAAAGTTAATTAATTATAAGGTGCTAGTTTAAAACTAGCACCTTATTTATCTATAAATTATGAAAATAAGTTATATAATATTTTTTTTTATTTTATTATTTACATCCTGTAATAATAATGTACAGATTAAAAAAAATGAAGAAAAAAATAAAAATGAAGCAGTTTTTGTTATAAAAAATCAAATGGAAGGGGTAAATGTTTCTTTATATAAAGATATTAATTTTAAAACGTTTGAAAAACCTCATTTATATACTAAAAAAATAATTGATACAATAAATTTAAATATTAATCCATATGATATTGTTTATATTTCTTCAAAATACAGCGCAAAAGAGAAGATTTATGTAAAAGTTGGTGATACAATTTATATTGAGTTAAAAGATAGCATACTTAATTTTTATTCTAACAGCAATTTAAATTAATTCATAAAATCATTTAAAGGGGATTTACCAAAAAATTTCATCTTAGATTCTATAAAAAAAACATTTTATCATATAGATTCAACAAAAGCTATGAATTTAATGGCAAATCAATTTGAAAAACCAAACCCAGTTTATAGATACAAAATAAATAGGAAAAAATTTGTTGATGACACCTTAGGAGTAAATTGGCTTTTAAATGAAGTAATTTCGGAAAATAATAAACAACTTTTAATGATTGATGAGGTATTTAACAAAAATAAAATTGATAAGAGTTTAATGATTTTTTTAAAAAATGAGTCAAATAAAAATCTATTTTCAACTTTGCTTTTAAACTATAATTTTTCTAAACTCAAAATATTTCTAAATAATCTGAAATCTGAAAAATTTATAAGTGAAAGTAGTTTATTAAATAATAGATATAAATATGAAATTTTAATAACATATATTAATCTAGTAGTACTAAAAGGTAAAGTTGAAAAATCAAGATCGAAATTATTTATTGATTATGTTGAAGCATATAAGATCTTGCCAAATTTTTTATCAGGAAATTTATTAAAAGATGCAAGGAAAATTTGTTTGCATAATTCTTTTCAACAAGGTGAGGAGGTTTCAAAAATTTATTCTATTTATAATGATTTCAAACTAAATTATAAAGACTCGATTTTCATAAATTTTTTAGATGAAAAATATTTAATCAAACTTAAAAAAATAGAAGATAGTTTAAATATTAATGATGTTTTTCTCATAAATGGAAACAAACAAAAGATTAATTTAAAGGAAATCATAAATCAAAATAAAGGCAAGCTTATTTATATAGATTTTTGGGCTAGTTGGTGTGCTCCTTGTAAAGAAGCTATGCCAAGTTCACAGGAGCTGGTTAATGATTATAAAAGTAAAGAAGTTATTTTTATATATGTTTCAATAGACAGCGATTTTGATAAGTGGGAAAGAGCATCTAAGGAAGAAGATTTATCTATATATAAATATAATGTACTAGCAATTAATTACCCAAAAGCAAATTTTTATAAAGAATTGAATTTAAAAACAATACCTCGTTATATTTTATATGATAAAAATGGAAAGTTAGTCCATAAAAATGCTCCAGGACCTGATGGTATAGAAATAAGGAAATTATTAAATGAATATTTGAATAAATAGTTTTGAGAAAATTCCCCAATTACAAACAAACCGAAGCCAAAGATTGTGGTCCTACGTGTATTAAAATTATTGCCAAATACTATGGTAAAATTATTAATACACAGCAACTACGTACTTTAAGTGAAACCACAAGAGAAGGCAGTAGTTTATTGGGTTTAAGTGAAGCCGTAGAAAGTATGGGGTTTCGTTCTTTGGGTGTTAAACTTTCTTTTACCAAATTATTAGAAGCTCCGTTACCTTGCATTGTACATTGGAATAAAAACCATTATGTAGTTGTTTATAAAATTAAAAAAGGAATAATTTATATTTCAGATCCTGCTCATGGTTTAATAACATATACTAAAGATGAATTTATAAAACATTGGATTGGTAATAATGCTGATAAAAATACAGAAGAAGGAATAGCGCTTCTGGTAGAGCCAACACCTTTATTTTATCAAGAGGAATTTGATAAAGAAGAGCCTTTTGGATTCAATTTTATATTTAAATACTTATTCAAATATAAAAAATTTATTGTACAGTTAATTATTGGTTTATTAGCGGGTAGTTTATTACAACTAATTTTTCCTTTTTTAACACAAAGTGTAGTAGATGTTGGTATAAAAAATCAGGATGTTAATTTTATATATTTAATTCTTTTTGCACAATTATTTTTATATATAGGAAAAGCAAGTCTTGAAATTATTAGAAGTTGGATTTTATTACACCTTAGTACACGTATTAATATTTCATTAATTTCAGATTTCTTTATAAAATTAATGAAGTTGCCAATTTCATATTTTGATGTTAGAATGACTGGTGATTTATTACAGCGTATCAATGATCATAAACGAATAGAACGAATTTTAACAACCTCATCTTTAACAATTTTATTTTCGTTTTTTAATTTAATTATTTTCAGTTTTGTTTTAGGATATTATAGTTTTCAAATTTTAGGAGTTTTTGTTTTAGGGAGTGTATTTTATATTGCTTGGGTATTATTTTTCTTTGAAAAACGAAAAGAACTAGATTACAAACGTTTCTCTCAAGTAAGTCAGGAACAAAGTAAAGTTATTGAGCTTATCAACGGAATGCAGGAAATTAAATTACATAATGCTGAACGCCGTATGCGATGGAATTGGGAGTATGTTCAGGCTCGTTTATTTAAAATTTCTACAAAAAGTTTAGCATTAGAGCAAACCCAAAGTGTGGGTTCAAACTTTATAAATGAACTTAAAAACATGTTCATTACAATTTTATCCGCTAAATTAGTTATTGATGGGGAAATTACGTTGGGTATGATGATGGCAATTAGTTACATAGTTGGGCAATTGAATGCTCCAGTTATCCAATTAATTGGCTTTATGAGAGACGTTCAGGATGCTAAAATATCTTTAGATAGGCTTGGAGAAATTCACAACAAAGAAAATGAGGAAAACGAAGGTGATGAGAAAGTTACTAATATCCCTTTAAATGCTGCCATAACATTAAAGAATATCTCTTTTAGATATACTGGCGGACTAGAACCTGTATTAAAAGATGTATCATTTACGATACCGACCAATAAAACAACAGCTATTGTTGGTGTTAGTGGTAGTGGTAAAACTACTTTAATGAAATTACTACTCCGTTTTTATGAGCTTGATAAAGGTGAAATTTTAGTTAGTAATTTTAATTTAAAAAATATTTCTCAAAAAGTTTGGAGAGCGCATTGTGGGGTTGTTATGCAAGAAGGCTATATTTTTAATGATACTATTGCTAAAAACATAGCTGTTGGAGAAGATTATGTAGATACAAAAAAATTAATTCATGCAGTAGATGTAGCAAACATTTCAGATTATATAGATGGACTTCCTCTGGGTTATAATACGAAGATTGGAAACGAAGGTTCTGGGTTAAGTACAGGGCAAAAACAGCGATTGTTAATTGCTAGAGCAGTTTATAAAAACCCTAAATATCTATTTTTTGATGAAGCAACTTCTGCCTTAGACGCAAATAATGAAATGGTAATTATGGAGAAGTTAAATACATTTTTTACTGATAAAACAGCTGTGGTTATTGCGCATAGATTAAGTACTGTTAAAAATGCATATCAAATAGTGGTTTTAGATAATGGTAAAATTGTAGAAGTAGGAAATCATGAAGAATTGATAAAACAAAAAGGTAATTATTACAATCTAGTAAAAAACCAACTAGAATTGGGTGGTTAAAGATATTCTCTCGCGAGGAATAGACATAAACTGTGAGTGTCTTTAAATGATCACAGCTTTAATAAATATTAATTTTTTTAATTATGAAAAAACAATTTTTAAATTTAGGAAAAGCTTTGAGCAAAACAGAACAAAAAGAAATTTTTGGAGGTCTACACGAATTAACATATAGTGATGGTGGAAACGATTGTAATAGTGGTTCAATGTCTTCAGGTTGTCCATGTCTTTATTCTAAACCTCAACAGTGTTCTTCAGGTGTTTGTTCTCATGATAGTCATATAATGGGAAAATGTCAATAATTTTAATAAGCCTAGGAATTATAATTCCTAGGCTTCAAATAACTTTTTAAATGAAATATATCTTATTTTTTTTAATTATATCATTAGTAGTAAATTGTAGTGACGAAAAAGAACTACCAAAACAAAATTATTCAATAGCTGTAAATATTAATGGTATTAAAGATAGTGTAAAAGCTGTCTTCTATAACATGGAAACTCTCCAACCTATTGACTCAACTTATGTTATCGATAATAAATTTAAATTTAGAGGTTTTATAGATGAACCATCATCAGGATTAATTTATTTTACGAATAGTACTATTGAAAAATACCCAACAATACTATTTTGGATTGATACTACAAATATAAATATAGTTGCAAATCTCAAAAGTTTAAATGTTAAGGATAATGCTACTTGTTTTCTGAGAAAGAGTCAAATTAGTGGGTCTAAATTGAACCATTTAGTCATTGATTATAAAGAGCAGGTAGATTCATTAATATTAAACAGAAAAATCGCAATAAATAATTCTAAGACTGAACAGGAAAAGGAACTAATTTCAAAAAAATATAAATTACTTCAAGAAAAAAACGATTCTCTTTTTGTTTTTAATAATTATAATAATTATTTCAGCATAAAGAAAATTTATGATGAAAGGAACTTTAGACCAAAACCTTTTATTAATAGATATTATCACTTATTAAATGATTTTTATAAAAAATCATCTAAAGGAAGATTAATATTCAATTTTTTACAATCAAATATAATTAAAGAAGGTGATTCTCTGAAAGATTTTTCAGGAATGACCTTAAATAATAAAAAAATAAGCTTGTCAAATTTTAAAAACAAAGTTGTGTTATTAGATTTTTGGACAAGTAATTGCCCTCCTTGTAGAAAGCAAATAAGAGAAGAGTTTCCAATTTTATTAGAAAAATTTAAAAAAGAAGAATTTGAAATTGTAAGTTTTTCTTTGGATTCAAACTATGAGCTTTGGAAAAAAGCGAGTTATGAAGATAAAATAAATTGGATAAATATTTCAGACCTTAAAGGGTTTTATAGTAGCATTGTAATTGATTATGGTATACAATTAATACCAAGAACCTTTATTATTGATAAAAGTGGGATTGTGAATAAATCATTTACGGGCTATAATAAAGGACTTATAGAAAAAGAATTAACTAACATATTCTCTCGCGAAGAATAGACACAACCCTTGAGTGTCTTTAAATGATCAAGGCTTTATTAAATAATTAAATTTTTATATTATGAAAAAACAATTTTTAAATTTAGGAAAAGCTTTAAATAAAGCTGAACAAAAACAAGTTTTTGGTGGCTTACATGAATTGACACAAGAAGAAGATGGTTGGTGTAGTGATGTTTGTACTTTAGAAACTAATGCTGGTTGTCCAGCAGGTCAGGAATGCTTTGTGGGGTATTGTGATAATGCGCAGACAAAAATGTGCAGATACATATAGAATAACAATTAGCCTTAATAGATATATTGAGGCTAACTTTACGATTAAACAACTAATAGGATGAATTTCAAAAAACACATAGTAATTATACTAATATTTGGATTGTTGGTTAATTGCTTTAAAACCAACAAGAGAACAGAAAATAAGAATATTTCTATAAATCTTTATTTGTCAGATCAAAACGATATTGCTTTTGATAATTCATATACTAACATTGGTGCCTATTCTTATATTGAAAAATATCCTAAATATTATTCAGAATTAATAAAAAAGTATAGCTTAAGTAATAATGATTCAGTTGTTATTGCAACTTTGTTTACAGATTTTGACAAATTTAATTATGATTTATACAAGAAAGGGATAATTGAAAAAAGCACCATTATCAATAAGAAAATTGATACAATAAAGGAGTCAAAAAAAATAAATTATGACCAATTTTCAATTGCTGTATATTTTAACAATAAGATGAGAAAAATCATATATGATCAAAATAATAATAATACCTTTTTAGATGATAGTATTCTTAAGTTTAGTCAAGAGTTTAATAAAAATGGAGAGTCATTTAAATTAGTAAACAAAGATCTTATCTTAAATTATAATGAAATCAACACCATAAATTTAAATAGAAAAATTAAAATATTTCCAGCATTAAATGAAGCAATGTTTAGACCATCTAAAAATATAAAAACAATAAACTCTAGATTGACGGTCGAATTTTGCGATTATTGGAAAGGAAACTTAATAATTAAAAAGAAGAAATATGATGTTGCTGTACAAGGAATATTCAATTCTTTTTTGCAAATACTTATAAAACCTTCTTCTGAAAAATTTAGCAACAAAGATTATATTTATAATAATAATTTTGCTTATAAAATTAAGGATACTATTAAATTAGAAAAAGATTATTTTTTAATTGATAGTTTAGCTAATAATATGAGTAGTTTATATATTTCTAGAACAGATTTCAAAGGTGAAAATCTAGGTCATAGAAAAGGTCAAAAAATGAAAAATTTTAAACTCAATGATTTGCTAGGTAAGCAATTTACGATTAATGAAATTAGTAAGGACAAGCAATTTACATTATTAGATTTTTGGGGAACTTGGTGTAGCCCTTGTAAAGAATTAACGCCAAAATTGGTGAAACTCGAGAAGAAATATTCAAAAGTAATTTCAATTGTCGGGATTGCTTATGATGATTCAAATGAGAAGGTAATAAATTATACAGAGGAGCATAAAATGAAGTGGACACAAGCTTTTGTTAAGAGAGAAAGGATCTCATCTCAAATTCTTAAAGAATTAGGTATAAAACAATATCCTACATTTATTTTATTAGATAACAATCAAAAAATTATATATAGGAGTTCAGGTAAAGATGCACTTATAGAAATAGAAAAAAAATTCTCTCGCGAGGAATAGACACAAACCTTGAGTGTCTTTAAATGATTAAGGGATTAATAAATATTCAAATTTTTATAAAATGAAAAAACAATTTTTAAACTTAGGAAAAGCTTTAAATAAAGCTGAACAAAAAAGTGTTAATGGAGGTCAGATACCTAGTTATTGTTTTGATAATGAGCCTGGATATCGAGAAGAATGTAGAGAAATAGCATTAGGTGAGTTTGCAGATGGTGGTTGTCCTACTTGGAATCCTTGTTTTAGTTCGGGACCAATGGGTTGTACTGATATGTGTATGAGCGATCCAGGAAGCCGATAAGCTTTGTAATATTATATTAAAGGGGGGTAATTAATTGCCCCCCTTTTAATAATTTACTGTAATTAAGTTATTTAAAGATTTGAATAATGTCCATAGAAAATAAAGATATACAAATACGTAGCGAAGAAGTACAAGAAATTTTAACCTATGTGCCTAATTGGATGATTCGTTGGGGAATAACGTTGATATTTGTCATAATTCTTATACTTTTAATTATTTCCTGGTTTGTTAAATATCCAGATGTAATTACTGCAGAGGTTGTGGTTACTACAAAAATTCCACCGGAAAAAATATTTGCCAAAACAACAGGGCAAATAGAAACAATTTTGGTTGAGAATAGTGGTAAAGTTTCTGAAAATACCATAATTGGAGTAATTGAGAATTCAGCAAATTATAAAGATGTTTTATTGCTTAAAAGTATTTTAGATACAATTACAATAAATAAAAATAATTTTGTTTTTCCAATGGATGAATTACCTTTTTTATTATTGGGAGATATTACACCTAACTTTTCAAATTTTGAAACTAATTACTCAGAATATGTTTTAAATAAAAAGTTAAAACCTTATTCAAGTGAATTTTTAGCAAATAATTTAACATTGTCTGAAATTAGAAACAGATTAGATATTCTAAAATCACAAAAAAAATTAAATGAAAGCGAACTAGAATTTAAGCAAAAAGATTTAAATAGAAGTAAAATATTATTTGAAAAAGGAGTTATTTCAGCACATGATTATGAGAACAAACAATTAGAGTTTACTCAGTATAAAAGAGCTCTTGAAAATATGAGCACTTCTATTTCTCAGCTAAATGAAGCAATTGGTAATTCTAAAAACACTATTAAAAGTTCTGAAATTCGTAAAACTCAAGAAGAAACCAGATTACTAAAAAAAGTGATTCAGTCACTGTATCAATTAAAAAAATCTGTTAAAGATTGGGAACAGCTTTATGCTTTAAAATCTTCTATTACTGGAAAAGTTTCTTATTTATCATTTTGAAATGAAAATCAAACAGTAAATATTGGAGATTTTGTATTTACAATTATCCCTTCTGAAAATTCTGATTATATTGGTAAAATTAAGGCTCCTGTTCAAAATTCAGGTAAAATTAAAGTTGGTCAAAGTGTAAATGTAAGATTGTCAAATTATCCTGATACGGAGTTTGGAACTCTTACTGGTTTAGTAGAAAATATTTCTCTATTTCCAGATAAAGAAGGGTATTATTTGATAGATGTGTCGCTTGATAAAGAGTTGATTACTTCATATAATAAGAAAATTGAATTTCAACATGAAATGAGTGGCTCGGCAGAAATAATAACTGAAGACCTTAGGTTAATTGAACGATTCTTTTATCAAATGAACGGTATATTTAAAAGATAGAATATTCCTAAAAATAATACGGATTTTCAGTATCAAAAATATACTGTCTTACATTTACGCTAGTAAGGTTATTGACAATCTTTTTTACATCAATTTAACCACCCCTATTTGGGGTGGGCTTTTATGCTAAATAGTAAAATTAAATTTCATAGCTTTCCTCAAAATCTTTTTAAACAACTTTCCTAAAAACTTCGGTAAAGAAATAAACTTTTTAGAATTTCAAATTACGGTTTTCCCGTAATCCTAATTATTAAAAAGAATCAATATTTGTAGTCCTAAATAATCAAAAGAAATGAATTTAAAATTAAAGTAAAATCATAATTTCAATATAAAAATCGATTGTCTTGTGCTTTATTTTAATCCTTATAATTTAACCAAATTCTTTATATGAAACTTAACTTAAAAGTATTCTTCAAAATTATTCTAATTTTGATAAGTCAACTGGTAATAGCGCAAACTAAACAAATAAATTTAACTAGTGGAACGGTTAAAGTTCCTGCTATGCAATACAAACAATTTACTTTTTCATTTGCTGAAGGAGATAAAATCGTTTTTAATTTTAAAGAACAACAAAATAAAATTATTAATAAAGTAGAAATTTTTGAATTACCTTCAAATCTAAAGTTTTCAGATTTTAAAACAAAAAATATCACTAATAAAGTAATCACTGTGAATCAAGAAGGAATATACCTTTTTAGAATAACCAATGCTTCATTAGGCAAACGAATTTGCAATATATCAGTTGACAGGGTCCCTAAAGATATTTCTACAATTAATTTTAATTCCACGGTAGCTAAAAGAATAATTTCAGATACAACTTATACCACAAGAATTGATAGGAGATTAATAAAAAGTAAGTACCATACCAAAACTGTAATTAACAAACAAAAACACTTTATAAACAGCGGTACAAATTCAACATTTTTAGGAGGTAAATCTCGTATTGCAATTCCAGTTAACCTACCGCCAAATACAGTAGAATGGTATTATACATTTTCTGCATCTCGAAATGAAACAGATATTGATAATGTTTCAAGTGGAATGCAATTGGCATCTGAAATAACAAATTTAATTGATCAAACAGGGTTATTAAACTTTGGGATAAATCAGTTAAGTAAGCCCCCTGGGGCTAATTATTGCGATCTTTATTTAATTGACTATAGTAATTATAATAATTTCATTAATAAGCAGGAATTTTCGTATTATACATCTGGAACTAGAGAAAATTTAATTTCAGGTACCGTAAAAGTTGAAAATAACTCAAATCAACTATATCTTGGGTTAAAAAACCCTGATTCAGCACATGGGATTCATGTAGTTATAGGAATAGTAGCAATAACAAAAGAAGATATTTATGAAAGTTTCGAAGTAAAAATTCCACGTGTTACAACCAAAGAAGAGCTATATATTCAAGATTAAATCATGGTTTTTATTAATTTGAAAAAATATTGCCTTTTTAAATCAGATCAAGCTCGTGATTTTGAAAAGTTAAGAGACTTATGTAATCATATGGAGAAAATGATGGCAATTTAAGAGGTATTAGTTTTTTAGAAATTCAGTTGAAAGAAGCGTAAAACATTTTTGTTGAAAATTTTAAAAATGTAGAATAATTAGTGAAACTACAATAAAGAATAGTGGAGCTGAAATCGAGATTGTATTTGGGGAATATTCTGAAAGGTTATAAAAAATATTTTAGTGAAAAGAATGCATAAATGGTACATTTCAAGTCAAAAACATAGTTTAAATCTATACAATTCAAAGCTCTTTAAATAATCTTCAGAAAGTACGGTAAAACCGTAATTATACAAAATTGATTTACTTTAATTTTAAGCTACTATAAATTAAACAATATTAATATGAGTGGTGGAAATAATTATGGATACGTACCAACATCAAAATCTAAATTTGAATGTGAACATGGGATTATTATAACAATCCTTTCGACTATTGATGTTGCAGTACTATCTCAACATTTGAAGGGTGATATTTTAATTGTTAAGTTGTATAATAAGTCTGTTGTTTTAGAGAACGGAAATGGAGAAATATTAGGAAGTGTTATACATGTTAATGTAAACGAATTACGTGAATGTATTGAAAGTGGAAATAATTATTCTGCTGAGATAGTTTCAATTATAGGAATTGCTTGTAAAGTGAAAATTTCAAGAGATTAGGGATGATAAATATTATTGGAGGCACTTATAAAGAAATTAATATTGATGCAAATACATATTATATATTTGGTTCTGGATTAAGGTCCGTTGCTTTTATTCTGGAAAATTCGGAAGAAGAAATAGTATTCTATACAATTGCGAATAAGGAGGCTGAATGCCATTTGAATAATTATAAAAAAGTTTATAATAAATTTAATTTCGAAATTAAACATTCAAATGATTTATTAACATTTAAATATTTTTACTCGTTAGATAATCCAGAGATTTATCCAAATCCAAATTTATTGAAAAATAAACCAACTATTAATGTTTCAAAAGATAACTTGATTTGTTTTGGAATGTTAGATGGTAATTTTCAAATTGATGCAAAAAAAGTTGTATATGACCCACAAACTTCTTTAAATCCTATTAGATTTAATGTTAACAGTAAAGCAACAGAATTAATTTATATTGTCAATTCAAATGAAGCCAAATCAATTTCAAATTGCTCAGAAATGAATGATATAGTTAACTTTTTCTTTGATGTAGAAAAGGTTAAAGCTTTAATAATTAAGAATGGACCAAGTGGGGCAAATCTGTATTTAAATAAAGAAGAATTTCATAGGATACCTGCGTATAAAACTGAGAATGTTTCTAAAATTGGTTCAGGAGATGTCTTTACTACGTCATTCGCGTATTATTGGTTTAAAAAAAATGATTTGAGTCTTAAAGAATGTGCTAAAATGGCTTCAAAAGCTACATCAATTTTTTGTAATACTGAATCATTAAAAACTTTTACCTCGGAAACTAATCCTTCTAAATTTGATGAGTTTAAATCAGAAGCTTTAGATAGTAAACAAGTATATCTTGCCGCACCAATTTTTTCACTTTCAGATGTTATACTAATTGATAAAATTAGGAGTTCATTTTTGGGTTTTGGGCTTAAAGTTTTTTCCCCCTATCATGATGTGGGTTATGGAGATGAGCAAACAATAGCTGAAAAGGATATTAAAGGTCTTGATGATTCTGATATTGTTTTTTCTGTTTTGGATGGTTTGGATTCAGGAACTTTAGTTGAATTAGGCTATGCTATGTCAAAAGGTAAAAAAATTATTGGTTATCACAGAACGGTAAATATAGATTCACTTCTTATGTTGAAATTAGCGAATATTAAATATTATAATGATTTAACAACATCTATATATCAGACAGTATGGAGTCTATAAAAAAAAGTATTCTATTATCTGGAGGAATAGACTCAATATGTTTAGCATATCACTTAAAACCAGAAGTAGCATATACAATTGATTATGGTCAAAATTCGGCAGAAAGAGAAATTTACGTTTCGAAATTGATATGTCATATTTTGAAAATCAGACATGAAGTTATTAGAGTAAATTGTAAATCTTTAGGTTCTGGAAATTTAATAAATGAAAATTCGATTGAAGAATCTCCCTCTGAAGAGTGGTGGCCATATAGAAATCAGTTACTGATAACGTTATGTTTAATGAAAGCTATAAATGATAAGGTTGGAGAAATTCATTTGGCTTCTGTAAAAAGTGACTCATTTCACAAGGACGGAACTGAGGAATTCTACAAAATGTGCAATGATTTGTCTATGTATCAGGAAGGTGGAATAAAAATAATTTCCAATACAGTAAAATATTTTAGTCATGAGTTAGCAGTACAATATAACGTTCCTAAAGAATTAATTCTATTAGCTCATTCATGTCATATGTCAAATATTGCCTGTGGTAAATGTTCTGGATGCCTGAAACAAATGAGAGTAAGGCAAGAATTAAATATTGAATAATTACTTGAAAATAATAAAAAATCTAAAGCATCTATTTTTTAGTCTAACAATTTACATTAGTTTTAATTTAAAGCTCAAACAGTTTGTATAACCAAAACAGGATAAAAATATCACACAACAAGTTGTAGATATTTGAAATATTCAAAAAAAGAAATTACATTAGAAAAAGCAAAATTATTAAAATACCAAACTTGTTCTGTTTGTACGCCTACTTCCTCAAAAATTAATTCCTTAACTAAAACCACCAAATCAACAAATACAAGAAAAAATACTACAACTTCAAAGAGAGCTGTTGCTGTGCTGTATTCTGGTAAAACAAAATTAGGAGCGAGAAGTAAAAGAAATCGAAATAACAAGTGGTAGATACTATCAGCATTAAATAATAATTGTATTTTTTAATGAAGGCTGTTTTTAAATAATTTTTAGGAGTAAAAATCTATTTATACCTTTTCACGACTTTCAATAAATAAATCACAATAATCATGAACTAACAAACCAATATGAACTGTGTTAG includes the following:
- a CDS encoding TlpA family protein disulfide reductase, encoding MANQFEKPNPVYRYKINRKKFVDDTLGVNWLLNEVISENNKQLLMIDEVFNKNKIDKSLMIFLKNESNKNLFSTLLLNYNFSKLKIFLNNLKSEKFISESSLLNNRYKYEILITYINLVVLKGKVEKSRSKLFIDYVEAYKILPNFLSGNLLKDARKICLHNSFQQGEEVSKIYSIYNDFKLNYKDSIFINFLDEKYLIKLKKIEDSLNINDVFLINGNKQKINLKEIINQNKGKLIYIDFWASWCAPCKEAMPSSQELVNDYKSKEVIFIYVSIDSDFDKWERASKEEDLSIYKYNVLAINYPKANFYKELNLKTIPRYILYDKNGKLVHKNAPGPDGIEIRKLLNEYLNK
- a CDS encoding peptidase domain-containing ABC transporter, with translation MRKFPNYKQTEAKDCGPTCIKIIAKYYGKIINTQQLRTLSETTREGSSLLGLSEAVESMGFRSLGVKLSFTKLLEAPLPCIVHWNKNHYVVVYKIKKGIIYISDPAHGLITYTKDEFIKHWIGNNADKNTEEGIALLVEPTPLFYQEEFDKEEPFGFNFIFKYLFKYKKFIVQLIIGLLAGSLLQLIFPFLTQSVVDVGIKNQDVNFIYLILFAQLFLYIGKASLEIIRSWILLHLSTRINISLISDFFIKLMKLPISYFDVRMTGDLLQRINDHKRIERILTTSSLTILFSFFNLIIFSFVLGYYSFQILGVFVLGSVFYIAWVLFFFEKRKELDYKRFSQVSQEQSKVIELINGMQEIKLHNAERRMRWNWEYVQARLFKISTKSLALEQTQSVGSNFINELKNMFITILSAKLVIDGEITLGMMMAISYIVGQLNAPVIQLIGFMRDVQDAKISLDRLGEIHNKENEENEGDEKVTNIPLNAAITLKNISFRYTGGLEPVLKDVSFTIPTNKTTAIVGVSGSGKTTLMKLLLRFYELDKGEILVSNFNLKNISQKVWRAHCGVVMQEGYIFNDTIAKNIAVGEDYVDTKKLIHAVDVANISDYIDGLPLGYNTKIGNEGSGLSTGQKQRLLIARAVYKNPKYLFFDEATSALDANNEMVIMEKLNTFFTDKTAVVIAHRLSTVKNAYQIVVLDNGKIVEVGNHEELIKQKGNYYNLVKNQLELGG
- a CDS encoding TlpA disulfide reductase family protein, whose protein sequence is MKYILFFLIISLVVNCSDEKELPKQNYSIAVNINGIKDSVKAVFYNMETLQPIDSTYVIDNKFKFRGFIDEPSSGLIYFTNSTIEKYPTILFWIDTTNINIVANLKSLNVKDNATCFLRKSQISGSKLNHLVIDYKEQVDSLILNRKIAINNSKTEQEKELISKKYKLLQEKNDSLFVFNNYNNYFSIKKIYDERNFRPKPFINRYYHLLNDFYKKSSKGRLIFNFLQSNIIKEGDSLKDFSGMTLNNKKISLSNFKNKVVLLDFWTSNCPPCRKQIREEFPILLEKFKKEEFEIVSFSLDSNYELWKKASYEDKINWINISDLKGFYSSIVIDYGIQLIPRTFIIDKSGIVNKSFTGYNKGLIEKELTNIFSREE
- a CDS encoding TlpA family protein disulfide reductase codes for the protein MNFKKHIVIILIFGLLVNCFKTNKRTENKNISINLYLSDQNDIAFDNSYTNIGAYSYIEKYPKYYSELIKKYSLSNNDSVVIATLFTDFDKFNYDLYKKGIIEKSTIINKKIDTIKESKKINYDQFSIAVYFNNKMRKIIYDQNNNNTFLDDSILKFSQEFNKNGESFKLVNKDLILNYNEINTINLNRKIKIFPALNEAMFRPSKNIKTINSRLTVEFCDYWKGNLIIKKKKYDVAVQGIFNSFLQILIKPSSEKFSNKDYIYNNNFAYKIKDTIKLEKDYFLIDSLANNMSSLYISRTDFKGENLGHRKGQKMKNFKLNDLLGKQFTINEISKDKQFTLLDFWGTWCSPCKELTPKLVKLEKKYSKVISIVGIAYDDSNEKVINYTEEHKMKWTQAFVKRERISSQILKELGIKQYPTFILLDNNQKIIYRSSGKDALIEIEKKFSREE